The Muricauda sp. SCSIO 65647 genome includes a region encoding these proteins:
- a CDS encoding PDZ domain-containing protein: MQRRASLEAMIASPTNNKPGAIVKKINDDSPLQKAGVLPNDIIVAVNGTQIADEDVWSDILYDLRGGETTKLEIVRNQKKVQFQVAFNERPKETHEGLETFYEEVTSIYGITQRIIITKPNKTGKQPAVVLIGGLSCSSIEVYPTRKGNWVQTIKDLVEKSGMVVMRIEKPGVGDSEGNCSQSDFLMDLEGYRAAIKTLKSKPYVDTSKIIVYGSSMGSAIAPLLANEFNLAGVISDGTFFKTWFEHMLEIERRILEFKGHSESEIVALLNKYYIPLYYGMLIKKKTYQEVVNEYPALSEFNYHPPNHMYGRPVRYYQQLQNFDLAGQWEKIKVPVRILRGEHDWIMSSFDNQMIINVLKRNGHTDHIIHEYPGLDHWNTIHDTPKNSFEGKEGVWDEGTINIIIEWARDMVGL, from the coding sequence TTGCAAAGAAGAGCAAGCCTAGAAGCTATGATTGCGTCGCCAACAAACAATAAACCCGGTGCAATCGTAAAAAAAATCAACGATGACAGCCCTCTACAAAAAGCCGGTGTATTGCCCAACGATATAATTGTTGCCGTAAATGGGACCCAGATAGCCGATGAGGACGTTTGGAGCGATATTTTGTATGACCTGAGAGGTGGTGAGACCACTAAATTAGAAATTGTTCGAAACCAAAAGAAGGTGCAATTTCAGGTTGCTTTCAACGAGCGCCCGAAAGAAACCCACGAAGGTCTGGAAACTTTTTATGAAGAAGTCACCAGCATTTATGGCATCACCCAGCGGATTATTATCACAAAACCAAATAAAACGGGCAAACAACCAGCTGTAGTCTTGATCGGAGGACTGAGTTGCTCGAGTATCGAAGTCTATCCCACAAGAAAGGGAAATTGGGTACAGACCATCAAAGATCTGGTCGAAAAGTCAGGTATGGTGGTCATGCGGATCGAAAAACCCGGAGTAGGAGATAGTGAGGGCAATTGCAGCCAGTCAGATTTTTTAATGGATCTTGAAGGATATCGGGCAGCTATCAAAACGTTGAAATCAAAACCCTACGTAGATACCTCAAAAATTATCGTTTACGGTTCAAGTATGGGAAGTGCCATAGCCCCTTTGCTTGCCAATGAGTTTAATTTGGCGGGAGTCATTTCTGATGGCACTTTTTTCAAGACTTGGTTCGAACATATGTTAGAGATCGAACGTCGAATACTTGAGTTTAAAGGACACAGTGAATCGGAAATCGTAGCACTGTTAAACAAATATTACATTCCGCTCTATTATGGAATGTTGATAAAGAAGAAAACGTATCAAGAAGTGGTCAATGAGTACCCGGCCCTTTCTGAGTTCAACTATCACCCACCAAATCACATGTATGGTAGGCCGGTCAGATACTATCAACAGTTGCAAAATTTCGACCTTGCCGGGCAATGGGAAAAAATTAAAGTGCCCGTTCGTATTTTAAGGGGCGAACATGATTGGATTATGTCATCTTTTGATAACCAAATGATTATCAATGTACTCAAAAGAAATGGTCATACCGACCACATTATTCATGAGTATCCAGGACTTGACCATTGGAACACCATTCACGATACCCCCAAAAACTCCTTCGAAGGCAAAGAAGGCGTTTGGGACGAGGGCACCATCAATATCATTATAGAATGGGCTAGAGATATGGTAGGTTTATAA
- a CDS encoding LytR/AlgR family response regulator transcription factor, whose protein sequence is MSLKTNFYLFRSRILTHVVFWFLYYLLFGFLWAGDKGYLASFYLEFLLLPIRMMAVYMVIYLLLPKFLIKGRYKTFFAGYVLVLLMGSVLQRFFIHFFYEELLLNDFSNGLFGIKSLLRAMVLINTTVLLVLGAKLFQLWAVEHEKNKVNENEILEIKANRKTHRIAINTILFIEGLGNYVTFHLEDTSKVTSYGSIKGVLQRLPNNFRRVHKSYIVNKDHIKSYDAMSIDIQNKTIPRGKSVSTEVLLD, encoded by the coding sequence ATGTCTTTGAAAACAAATTTTTACCTTTTTAGATCAAGAATTCTCACGCATGTGGTCTTCTGGTTTTTGTATTATCTGCTATTCGGATTTTTGTGGGCCGGAGATAAAGGTTATTTGGCTTCTTTTTACCTAGAATTTTTATTGTTGCCGATTCGGATGATGGCGGTGTATATGGTCATTTATCTTTTGTTGCCCAAATTTTTGATTAAAGGCCGATACAAGACTTTTTTTGCAGGATATGTTCTTGTTTTACTCATGGGGAGCGTGTTACAACGTTTTTTCATCCATTTCTTTTACGAAGAATTATTATTGAATGATTTTAGCAATGGCCTATTCGGAATAAAATCGTTGTTGCGGGCGATGGTCTTGATCAATACCACGGTCTTACTTGTTCTAGGCGCAAAGCTTTTTCAGTTATGGGCGGTTGAACATGAAAAAAATAAAGTGAACGAAAATGAGATTTTAGAAATAAAAGCGAATCGAAAAACCCATCGTATTGCGATAAATACCATTCTTTTTATTGAAGGTCTTGGCAATTATGTGACCTTTCACCTAGAAGATACCTCGAAAGTGACAAGTTACGGTAGTATCAAAGGGGTGTTACAGCGATTGCCGAATAATTTTAGAAGAGTGCATAAATCTTACATCGTCAATAAAGATCATATCAAATCATATGACGCGATGAGCATTGATATACAGAACAAGACCATTCCCCGCGGAAAAAGTGTTAGCACAGAAGTGCTTTTAGATTAG
- a CDS encoding NAD(P)H-dependent glycerol-3-phosphate dehydrogenase, with amino-acid sequence MSRPIKIAVLGGGSWGTAIVKMLTENLDTVHWYMRNSNAIAHIKKEGHNPNYLSSVELHTEYLNLTDDINEAVHGSELLIFAIPSAFLDGELHKLTVPINGKIIFSAIKGIVPESGLIVGEHFHEKYDIPYENIGVITGPCHAEEVALERLSYLTIACNDKDKAELLAEHLNSHYIKTKISDDIIGTEYAAMLKNIYAIAAGIAHGLGYGDNFQSVLMSNAIREMKRFTKRIHNIDRNINHSAYLGDLLVTGYSTFSRNRMFGNMIGKGYRVKSAIMEMNMVAEGYYAVKSAHKIKSELEKKVKTPIIDAVYGILYEGKNAQKTIKELTEKLD; translated from the coding sequence ATGTCAAGACCTATAAAGATTGCCGTTTTGGGGGGTGGAAGTTGGGGCACTGCCATTGTCAAGATGCTTACCGAAAATCTAGACACCGTTCATTGGTACATGCGCAACTCGAATGCTATAGCGCATATCAAAAAAGAGGGGCACAACCCCAACTATTTAAGTTCGGTTGAACTGCATACCGAATATTTGAACCTAACCGATGACATCAACGAGGCGGTCCACGGTTCTGAATTGCTCATTTTTGCAATTCCTTCTGCTTTTTTGGATGGAGAACTTCATAAACTCACTGTGCCGATAAATGGTAAGATCATTTTTTCGGCCATAAAGGGCATTGTGCCCGAATCAGGATTGATCGTTGGCGAACATTTTCATGAGAAATACGATATCCCCTATGAAAATATCGGGGTCATTACGGGGCCATGCCATGCTGAAGAGGTGGCCTTGGAACGACTGTCATATCTCACCATTGCCTGCAATGACAAAGACAAGGCAGAACTTTTGGCCGAACATCTCAACAGCCACTATATCAAGACCAAAATTTCTGATGACATCATCGGAACCGAATACGCCGCCATGCTCAAGAATATCTATGCCATAGCCGCCGGTATAGCACATGGCTTGGGATATGGTGACAATTTTCAAAGTGTATTGATGAGCAATGCCATTCGTGAGATGAAACGTTTTACCAAGCGCATTCATAATATCGATAGAAACATCAACCACTCAGCCTATCTGGGCGATCTGTTGGTCACGGGCTATTCGACCTTTAGCCGCAATCGTATGTTTGGCAATATGATCGGAAAGGGCTATAGGGTAAAAAGCGCCATAATGGAAATGAACATGGTCGCCGAGGGCTATTATGCGGTCAAGAGTGCGCATAAAATCAAATCAGAGCTTGAAAAGAAGGTTAAGACCCCGATCATTGATGCTGTGTACGGCATTCTCTATGAAGGAAAGAACGCCCAAAAAACCATAAAGGAACTGACTGAAAAATTGGATTAG
- a CDS encoding nicotinic acid mononucleotide adenyltransferase, whose product MRAKKLLFTLLGIGLLASSCYTEVLLDDDFIVDSAINTDQVLRSFDLWYVDINATTGNGEVPFLQRAFTVSFDNGILLANNNIVGIGKTGNGFGIDVGSYATLPGTVEIDHDIDGLWLLDVFAINGNTLELYDPRSDTSYFLRGYQRHNFDYDLVFYDNLDYFLQEYRAWEKTFTSELGAVNEFDNENFLRFFPGNGGYFQSSVDAVGTSIPNLVWDYEGDYQIYDTDNEMLKTLTLDYDFLGNDYFELYVIDDSTIELYHAASETVYEFRGRGFMQYLKSNDKKMGKKRTRTDNKKMNVIQKRKM is encoded by the coding sequence ATGAGAGCAAAAAAACTACTATTCACATTATTGGGTATCGGCCTATTGGCCAGTTCATGTTATACAGAAGTACTATTGGATGATGACTTCATTGTCGATTCGGCCATCAATACCGATCAAGTACTACGATCATTCGATTTGTGGTATGTCGATATTAATGCTACTACTGGAAATGGGGAAGTACCTTTTTTACAGAGGGCTTTCACCGTATCTTTTGATAATGGAATACTCTTGGCCAACAATAATATTGTAGGTATTGGTAAAACGGGCAATGGTTTTGGCATTGATGTCGGCTCTTACGCCACCTTACCGGGCACCGTAGAGATTGACCATGATATCGACGGCCTGTGGCTGCTCGATGTCTTTGCCATAAACGGCAATACGTTGGAACTGTATGACCCAAGAAGCGATACTTCCTACTTTTTGAGGGGCTACCAGCGCCATAATTTTGATTACGATCTTGTCTTTTATGACAATCTTGATTATTTCTTGCAAGAATATAGGGCTTGGGAGAAGACCTTTACCAGTGAACTAGGTGCCGTTAACGAATTTGACAATGAAAATTTCCTGCGATTCTTTCCTGGGAATGGTGGTTATTTTCAATCATCGGTTGATGCTGTGGGCACATCAATCCCCAACTTGGTTTGGGATTATGAAGGCGATTACCAGATTTACGATACCGATAATGAAATGCTCAAAACTTTAACACTCGATTATGACTTTTTGGGCAATGATTATTTTGAGCTGTACGTTATTGATGATAGTACGATTGAACTTTATCACGCAGCTAGTGAAACGGTTTATGAGTTTCGAGGTAGAGGATTTATGCAGTATTTGAAATCGAACGATAAGAAGATGGGTAAAAAGCGTACGAGAACGGATAATAAAAAGATGAACGTAATTCAAAAGCGTAAAATGTAA